A single genomic interval of Clostridium facile harbors:
- the lepB gene encoding signal peptidase I, which translates to MTKETKKNILSWVITIGAAVLAAIILNSFIILNVSIPSSSMEPTISKGDRLIGFRLAYLTSDPQQGDIVIFKYPDDEKQKFIKRIIGTPGDTVEGIDGVVYVNGEQLSPDYTDIAIREDFGPFEVPEDSYFMMGDNRNDSLDSRYWKNTFVKRDKILGKAEFTFFPKIEWLG; encoded by the coding sequence TTGACAAAAGAAACCAAAAAAAATATATTAAGTTGGGTGATTACCATTGGTGCAGCGGTATTAGCCGCAATCATCTTAAATAGTTTTATTATTTTAAATGTTTCCATACCTTCTTCATCTATGGAACCTACCATTTCAAAAGGGGATCGTCTGATAGGCTTTCGGCTGGCATACCTGACTTCTGACCCTCAACAGGGGGATATTGTGATTTTCAAATATCCAGATGATGAAAAGCAAAAATTTATTAAACGGATTATTGGTACACCAGGAGATACTGTGGAAGGGATTGATGGCGTTGTTTATGTCAATGGGGAACAACTTTCTCCAGACTATACCGATATTGCCATTCGGGAAGATTTTGGACCGTTTGAAGTGCCAGAGGATTCTTATTTTATGATGGGGGACAATCGGAATGACTCCTTAGACTCCCGTTATTGGAAAAATACATTTGTGAAACGGGATAAAATTCTTGGGAAAGCAGAATTCACCTTTTTCCCAAAAATAGAGTGGCTCGGATAA